One genomic segment of Pseudomonas sp. RU47 includes these proteins:
- a CDS encoding DUF3649 domain-containing protein yields MKGKLATLPMSYRLAVTSRVLAAVFGGYLVAALASVTLTLWLPLSRAEAVVTGMTISFLVYLVAVLWCFACRTAWSAWVGLLVPSVILATISGAARGLGLA; encoded by the coding sequence ATGAAAGGCAAACTCGCCACACTTCCCATGTCCTATCGTCTGGCCGTCACTTCTCGGGTGCTGGCGGCGGTGTTTGGCGGCTATCTCGTCGCGGCGCTGGCCAGTGTCACCCTGACGCTGTGGCTGCCGTTGAGCCGCGCCGAAGCGGTGGTGACCGGCATGACCATTTCCTTTCTGGTCTATCTGGTGGCGGTGCTCTGGTGTTTTGCCTGCCGCACGGCGTGGTCGGCCTGGGTCGGCTTGCTGGTGCCGAGCGTGATTCTGGCAACCATTTCCGGCGCGGCACGTGGATTGGGCCTGGCATGA
- a CDS encoding RNA polymerase sigma factor: protein MLIGLPPESRDDEPRGARAHFLQVFLSQRSQMEALVSRRVGCRATAADLVQDLFLRFWRRPLVQVEELSTYLLRCAGNIAIDHLRSEGTRTRVNEGWQPDAPDSHGSEPQAALEAGNDLRHVEAALRALPERTRQIFLLNRIHGRKYADIAKAMGLSQSAVEKHMMRALEACKASLREPAPRLPGKAP from the coding sequence GTGCTGATCGGTCTACCGCCGGAATCCCGCGACGACGAGCCGCGCGGGGCGCGTGCGCATTTTCTCCAGGTTTTTCTGTCTCAGCGTTCGCAAATGGAAGCGCTGGTGAGCCGGCGCGTGGGTTGCCGGGCAACGGCGGCGGATCTGGTTCAGGACCTGTTTTTGCGTTTCTGGCGGCGGCCGCTGGTGCAGGTCGAAGAGCTCAGCACCTATCTTCTGCGCTGCGCCGGCAACATCGCCATCGATCATCTGCGCAGCGAAGGCACCCGCACGCGCGTCAACGAAGGCTGGCAACCGGACGCGCCGGACAGCCACGGCAGCGAACCGCAAGCGGCGCTGGAAGCGGGCAATGATCTGCGCCATGTCGAAGCGGCGTTGCGTGCGTTGCCCGAACGCACCCGGCAGATCTTTTTGCTCAATCGCATCCACGGCCGCAAGTACGCGGACATCGCCAAAGCCATGGGCCTGTCCCAAAGTGCCGTGGAAAAACATATGATGCGCGCCCTCGAGGCCTGCAAGGCCAGCCTGCGCGAACCCGCGCCACGCCTGCCAGGGAAAGCACCGTGA
- a CDS encoding DUF3325 domain-containing protein, whose amino-acid sequence MLLPLLLTYTGFTALCLSMPRHHDELLGEKLSTSRRQGLKIGGWLLLCLSLWAAVSANGWSFGLVDWFAVLMLSALALVLLLPYRPRFALALAGVSLLASPVAAWAQC is encoded by the coding sequence ATGCTGTTGCCCTTGTTGCTTACCTACACCGGATTCACCGCGTTGTGCTTGTCGATGCCTCGGCACCACGATGAATTGCTCGGCGAAAAACTTTCAACCTCGCGTCGACAGGGACTGAAAATCGGTGGCTGGCTCCTGTTGTGCCTGTCGCTGTGGGCTGCCGTCTCGGCGAACGGCTGGAGCTTCGGCCTGGTCGACTGGTTCGCCGTGCTGATGCTCAGCGCTCTGGCTCTGGTATTGCTGCTGCCGTATCGCCCGCGTTTCGCATTGGCACTGGCCGGGGTCAGCCTGCTGGCCAGCCCGGTCGCCGCATGGGCGCAGTGCTGA
- the fecA gene encoding TonB-dependent Fe(3+) dicitrate receptor FecA, which produces MHSTRLTPLARTLRNLVLGASLSFSALPAALAADAKAYHIAPSSLENALNQFGREAGVLISFGSQVTSGVQSRGLEGSYTPEQGLNALLEGTGLQARAEGNNAFSLQPVADAALELDTSKVVGDWLGDAAQINVFEHPGARDVIRREEFERQGATQARDVLNRIPGVNAPDNNGTGSHDMALNFGIRGLNPRLAARSTVLMDGIPVPFAPYGQPQLSFAPISMGNMDAVDVVRGGGAVRYGPQNVGGVVNFVTRAIPDEPTVKGGFQTETSPSSSHDGFKTSANLLAGGTNANGLGGALLYSGTRGGDWREHSDTEIDDLILKGKYQLDEANSFNAMAQYYGGKADMPGGLNVADYDADPYQSTRPKDQFWGRRTMFNFGYRYQEDRREFTANTFFTKTLRSGYLDQGSFLSLSPREYWVRGLETRFAQGFDLGPTSHEVGVGYRYINEAGHELRYRTPIASNEYPTTNSRNDRDTRGGTEANAFFVDDRIDIGKWTITPGVRYEMIESQQTNNLTNVKYKGDYNTALPALNVLYHLTDSWNLYANTEGSFGSVQYSQMPNRVTSGEVKPEKARTWELGTRYDNGALRAEIGAFLINFDNQYESNQTNDSVIARGETRHQGIETSVNYALDDLSPALAGFDVYATYAYVDATIREDGPNKGNRVPFSSKHKGTIGVGYTEGPWKLNLDSSFQSDQFADNANTSKESADGSTGKIPGYMLFSSRAGYDFGPQLADLNVAVGVKNIFNTQYFTRSFDDNNKGKYVGEPRTVYVQTSVAF; this is translated from the coding sequence ATGCACTCCACCCGCCTCACGCCACTGGCTCGTACCCTGCGCAATCTTGTCCTCGGCGCCAGCCTGAGTTTCAGTGCCCTGCCCGCCGCGCTGGCCGCTGATGCCAAGGCTTATCACATCGCGCCGTCGTCGCTGGAGAACGCCCTCAACCAGTTTGGCCGTGAAGCGGGTGTGCTGATTTCGTTTGGTTCGCAAGTCACCAGCGGCGTGCAAAGCCGTGGCCTGGAAGGCAGTTACACACCTGAGCAGGGTTTGAATGCATTGCTTGAAGGCACCGGTCTGCAAGCGCGCGCCGAAGGCAACAATGCGTTCAGCCTGCAACCGGTGGCGGATGCCGCGCTGGAGCTGGACACCTCGAAAGTCGTCGGCGACTGGCTCGGCGACGCTGCGCAAATCAATGTGTTCGAGCACCCGGGCGCGCGCGATGTAATCCGCCGCGAAGAGTTCGAACGCCAGGGCGCCACTCAGGCGCGGGATGTGCTCAATCGCATCCCCGGCGTCAACGCTCCAGACAACAACGGCACCGGCAGCCACGACATGGCGCTGAATTTCGGTATCCGTGGCTTGAACCCGCGACTGGCCGCGCGCTCGACCGTGTTGATGGACGGCATTCCGGTGCCGTTCGCGCCCTACGGCCAGCCGCAGTTATCGTTCGCGCCGATCAGCATGGGCAACATGGATGCCGTGGACGTGGTGCGTGGCGGTGGCGCAGTGCGGTATGGCCCGCAGAACGTCGGCGGCGTAGTCAACTTCGTGACCCGGGCGATTCCTGATGAACCGACAGTCAAGGGCGGCTTCCAGACGGAAACCAGCCCCTCGTCGAGCCATGACGGTTTCAAGACCAGCGCCAACCTGCTGGCTGGCGGCACCAATGCCAATGGTCTCGGCGGCGCGTTGCTCTACTCCGGGACGCGCGGCGGCGACTGGCGTGAGCACAGCGACACCGAGATCGACGACCTGATCCTCAAGGGCAAATACCAGCTCGACGAAGCCAACAGTTTCAACGCCATGGCCCAGTATTACGGAGGCAAAGCCGACATGCCCGGCGGTTTGAACGTCGCGGATTACGACGCCGATCCTTATCAATCGACTCGCCCGAAAGACCAGTTCTGGGGCCGGCGCACGATGTTCAATTTCGGCTATCGCTATCAGGAAGATCGCCGCGAATTCACCGCCAACACCTTCTTCACCAAGACCTTGCGCAGCGGTTATCTGGATCAGGGCAGCTTCTTGTCGCTGTCGCCGCGCGAGTATTGGGTGCGCGGCCTGGAAACCCGTTTCGCCCAAGGCTTCGACCTCGGCCCGACCAGCCACGAAGTCGGCGTCGGCTACCGCTACATCAACGAGGCTGGCCACGAACTGCGCTATCGCACGCCGATCGCCAGCAACGAATACCCGACCACCAACAGTCGCAATGACCGCGACACCCGTGGCGGCACCGAAGCCAATGCGTTCTTCGTCGACGACCGCATCGACATCGGCAAATGGACGATCACCCCGGGCGTGCGCTACGAGATGATCGAATCGCAGCAGACCAACAACCTGACCAACGTCAAATACAAGGGCGACTACAACACCGCACTGCCGGCTTTAAACGTGCTTTATCACCTGACCGACAGCTGGAACCTGTACGCCAACACCGAAGGCTCGTTCGGCAGCGTGCAATACAGCCAGATGCCCAACCGTGTGACCAGCGGCGAAGTGAAACCGGAGAAGGCCCGCACCTGGGAACTCGGCACGCGCTATGACAACGGCGCGTTGCGGGCCGAGATCGGCGCGTTCCTGATCAACTTCGACAACCAGTATGAAAGTAATCAGACCAACGACTCCGTGATTGCCCGAGGCGAAACCCGCCATCAAGGGATCGAGACCAGCGTCAATTACGCGCTGGATGACTTGAGCCCGGCACTCGCCGGCTTCGATGTCTACGCCACCTACGCCTATGTTGATGCGACCATCCGCGAAGACGGGCCGAACAAGGGCAATCGCGTGCCGTTCTCCTCGAAACACAAAGGCACGATTGGCGTCGGTTACACCGAAGGGCCGTGGAAGCTCAATCTGGACAGCAGCTTCCAGAGCGACCAGTTCGCCGACAACGCCAACACCTCGAAGGAAAGCGCCGATGGCAGCACCGGAAAAATCCCCGGCTACATGCTGTTCAGCAGCCGCGCCGGGTATGACTTCGGGCCGCAGTTGGCGGATCTGAATGTGGCGGTGGGGGTGAAGAACATTTTCAATACGCAGTACTTCACGCGTTCGTTTGATGACAACAACAAGGGCAAGTATGTCGGGGAACCGCGCACGGTTTATGTGCAGACTTCTGTAGCGTTCTGA
- a CDS encoding PepSY-associated TM helix domain-containing protein translates to MKEGFRQAMAWLHTWTGLLFGWLLFAIFLTGTLAYFKDEISHWMQPEIPARSVSAETSLTLAQDYLQQHAAGASRWLIDLPDARDPGMTVRWQPAPAKPGERGRFEAKTLDAQTGAEVQGRESMGGEFFYRFHFQLQMPYPWGRWLATIAAMVMFVALITGIITHKKIFKDFFTFRPRKGQRSWLDGHNAVGVLVLPFHLMITYSSLVIFMSMVMPASIVASYGSDVRTFYDEVFPASKTPERADIAAPLAAMAPLLSKASEQWSGGHTARLSVSNPGDANATVVLARAGDSVVHDFGRAVTFNGVTGQMLGSTPEQPVAMAVGGAFYGLHMGHFAGPVLRWLYFICGLAGTAMIGTGLVIWLGKRQLKHAKSGVMPFELRLVEVLNIASMAGLVSAVAVFFLANRLLPVSLAGRADWEVNAFFIAWGLSVAHAMLRPGRKAWIEQLALGAGLFVAVPLINALTTSWNLGVTLKHGDWALAGFDLTCLATGLFLAWAAWKMQRAGSTVSVKKTPREKAPPITLEQGTN, encoded by the coding sequence ATGAAAGAGGGCTTTCGTCAGGCGATGGCCTGGCTGCACACCTGGACCGGACTGCTGTTCGGCTGGTTGCTGTTCGCGATTTTCCTGACCGGGACGCTGGCCTATTTCAAGGATGAGATCAGCCACTGGATGCAGCCGGAAATCCCTGCTCGATCGGTGAGTGCCGAGACCAGCCTGACGCTGGCCCAGGATTATCTGCAACAACACGCGGCGGGTGCTTCGCGCTGGCTGATCGACCTGCCCGATGCCCGTGATCCCGGCATGACCGTGCGTTGGCAGCCAGCGCCGGCGAAGCCTGGCGAGCGCGGGCGTTTCGAAGCGAAAACCCTCGATGCGCAAACCGGTGCTGAAGTGCAGGGTCGCGAAAGCATGGGCGGTGAATTCTTCTACCGTTTCCACTTCCAGCTGCAAATGCCTTATCCGTGGGGCCGTTGGCTGGCGACCATTGCGGCCATGGTGATGTTCGTTGCGCTGATCACCGGGATCATCACCCACAAGAAAATCTTCAAGGACTTCTTCACCTTCCGCCCGCGCAAGGGCCAGCGCTCTTGGCTCGATGGGCATAACGCGGTGGGTGTGCTGGTGTTGCCGTTTCACTTGATGATCACCTACAGCAGCCTGGTGATTTTCATGTCGATGGTCATGCCGGCGAGCATCGTCGCTTCATACGGCAGTGACGTGCGCACGTTCTATGACGAAGTTTTTCCCGCCTCGAAAACCCCGGAGCGCGCCGATATCGCAGCGCCGCTGGCGGCGATGGCGCCGCTGTTGAGCAAGGCCAGCGAGCAATGGTCGGGCGGCCACACCGCGCGTCTGTCGGTGAGCAATCCGGGGGATGCCAACGCCACGGTGGTGCTGGCCCGTGCCGGCGACAGTGTCGTGCATGATTTCGGCCGCGCCGTGACCTTCAACGGTGTGACCGGGCAGATGCTCGGCAGCACACCGGAGCAGCCGGTAGCAATGGCGGTAGGTGGCGCGTTCTACGGTTTGCACATGGGCCACTTCGCCGGGCCGGTGTTGCGCTGGCTGTACTTCATCTGCGGGCTGGCGGGTACGGCGATGATCGGCACCGGGCTGGTGATCTGGCTCGGCAAGCGTCAACTCAAACACGCCAAGAGCGGCGTGATGCCGTTCGAATTGCGGCTGGTTGAAGTGCTGAACATCGCCAGTATGGCCGGGCTGGTGTCGGCGGTGGCGGTGTTCTTCCTGGCCAATCGTCTGTTGCCGGTGAGCCTTGCCGGGCGTGCCGATTGGGAGGTGAACGCATTCTTTATTGCCTGGGGCTTGAGCGTGGCACACGCGATGTTGCGGCCGGGGCGCAAAGCCTGGATTGAGCAGCTTGCCCTGGGTGCTGGCCTGTTTGTCGCAGTGCCGCTGATCAATGCGCTGACCACTTCCTGGAATCTGGGCGTCACGCTCAAGCACGGCGATTGGGCATTGGCCGGGTTTGATCTGACGTGCCTGGCAACCGGGCTGTTTCTGGCTTGGGCCGCGTGGAAAATGCAGCGCGCCGGCAGCACGGTCAGCGTGAAAAAAACACCACGCGAAAAGGCTCCGCCGATCACCCTTGAACAAGGGACGAACTGA
- a CDS encoding DUF4880 domain-containing protein — protein sequence MNRVPDFSSQVAEQAVHWLMEMQQGALSPRQQLAMQQWLDAHSEHRRAWEHIQRVNQRLRGVSSPLAHAALNGTRSGSRRQALKLLLILGAGSAVTWGMREHNPLPSLLADFRSPIGQRRKVALGAGDQLQLNTASAADVDVSARLIRLLEGEILLTAAQSFEVRTAQGILETHGARLNVRQFADRTQVALFDGRVELSSNGRAPMLLPLARQLSFTSKSISEAKPLDANSGAWADGMLVAAHMRLGDFLDELGRYRRGQLNCDRNVADLLISGTYPLDDSERILDLLEISLPVKVKRFTRYWVSVEARV from the coding sequence ATGAACCGCGTGCCGGATTTCTCCTCTCAGGTTGCCGAGCAGGCGGTGCACTGGCTGATGGAAATGCAGCAAGGCGCACTGTCGCCACGCCAGCAATTGGCAATGCAACAGTGGCTGGACGCGCACAGCGAGCACCGGCGGGCGTGGGAACACATTCAACGGGTCAACCAGCGCTTGCGCGGTGTGTCTTCGCCGCTGGCACACGCGGCGTTGAACGGGACGAGGTCCGGCAGTCGTCGTCAGGCACTGAAACTGCTGCTGATTCTCGGCGCCGGTTCGGCTGTCACCTGGGGCATGCGTGAGCACAATCCATTGCCGTCGCTGCTCGCCGATTTCCGCAGCCCGATCGGGCAACGGCGCAAGGTGGCGCTTGGTGCCGGCGATCAGTTGCAACTCAACACAGCCAGTGCCGCCGATGTGGATGTCTCGGCGCGACTGATCCGCTTGCTCGAAGGCGAAATCCTCCTGACTGCCGCGCAATCTTTCGAAGTGCGCACGGCTCAGGGCATTCTTGAAACTCACGGTGCACGTCTCAATGTGCGTCAGTTTGCCGATCGCACGCAGGTTGCGCTGTTTGACGGCCGCGTCGAACTGAGCAGCAATGGACGCGCGCCGATGCTGCTGCCGCTTGCACGGCAACTGAGTTTCACCTCGAAATCCATCAGCGAAGCCAAACCGCTGGATGCCAACAGCGGCGCCTGGGCCGACGGCATGCTGGTGGCCGCGCATATGCGTCTGGGCGACTTCCTCGATGAACTCGGCCGCTACCGTCGTGGCCAGCTCAATTGCGACCGGAACGTTGCCGACCTGCTGATTTCCGGGACTTACCCACTGGACGACAGCGAGCGGATTCTCGACCTGCTGGAAATCAGTTTGCCGGTGAAGGTGAAGCGCTTTACCCGTTACTGGGTGAGCGTCGAAGCGCGGGTTTAA
- a CDS encoding sigma-70 family RNA polymerase sigma factor, whose translation MSSAHPVESLYQAHHSWLTGWLRRKLGCPDNAADLAQDTFIKVLTAREPPVIIEPRAFLTTLAKRVLFNHYRRQDMERAYLDTLAQIPEMVAPSEEDKAIILQTLMELDELLDGLPRQVKRAFLLAQVDGLTYPQIAAELGISVATVKRHLNKAAMRCYFAL comes from the coding sequence TTGTCGTCCGCCCATCCCGTCGAATCGCTCTATCAGGCCCACCACAGCTGGCTGACCGGCTGGCTGCGGCGCAAGCTCGGCTGCCCGGACAACGCGGCGGATCTGGCGCAGGACACGTTCATCAAAGTGCTCACCGCCCGCGAACCACCGGTAATCATCGAGCCGCGTGCCTTCCTCACCACCCTCGCCAAGCGCGTTCTGTTCAATCACTACCGCCGTCAGGATATGGAGCGCGCCTATCTCGACACCCTCGCGCAGATACCGGAAATGGTCGCGCCGTCAGAAGAAGACAAAGCGATCATCCTGCAAACCCTGATGGAGCTGGACGAGTTGCTCGACGGTTTGCCGCGTCAGGTCAAACGCGCCTTTTTGCTGGCGCAGGTCGATGGCCTGACTTATCCACAGATTGCCGCCGAACTGGGCATTTCCGTGGCCACGGTTAAACGGCATTTGAACAAAGCAGCGATGCGCTGCTATTTCGCCCTATGA